A region of Leptospira bouyouniensis DNA encodes the following proteins:
- a CDS encoding rhodanese, producing the protein MKTSLQQLLIGVFTAGFLGACGGNKQNNNNSLILAALALSNGIKVNTAVELAKESNDDYNLNEYGLITPQTLGKWVNNWAGTKPSGINGKLVILQNGPSATVGKEYIAGNGNDVVVYSFTFSDGANALDGGDGFSQKRNSGLSDTVSIIANGPKIDTILNRFGIDPVNDLVVFVSSANAANHVQGTLRGFYSFRYWGFDHKNLAFLNGTLPRLVNTDGNFVPFRSTTDTPPNLSNRYTVKSLRVDNTILMLPVEDVIKAVKDPNNVNISGLTSSVFISDARSSSGSSNEYNGVVRSTTSEVSGKYVGFEGRIKGAKDVPWTGLLDSEHRFKPKSDLKAYYDVRGYQSGQTAIQLCRTNNRSQVTGFSYIAILGYPSTYYDGSWIEWGSLTGGGPAPKLPSDSPFRTDVPELSEVITYNVAGDVDPYLPTNLNSFATTSRKIIEEDKAYKR; encoded by the coding sequence ATGAAAACAAGTCTTCAACAACTGTTGATCGGAGTTTTTACCGCGGGGTTTCTCGGAGCCTGCGGTGGGAACAAACAAAACAATAACAACAGCTTAATTCTCGCTGCTTTAGCACTTTCCAATGGGATAAAAGTGAACACAGCAGTGGAACTAGCAAAAGAGTCTAACGACGATTACAACCTCAATGAATACGGACTCATCACACCCCAAACACTAGGGAAATGGGTGAACAATTGGGCAGGAACTAAACCAAGTGGGATCAACGGAAAATTGGTCATTCTACAAAATGGACCAAGCGCTACTGTTGGGAAGGAATACATCGCAGGGAATGGAAATGATGTTGTTGTATATTCATTTACTTTCTCCGACGGAGCCAATGCGTTAGACGGTGGAGATGGTTTTAGTCAAAAACGAAATAGTGGACTTAGTGATACTGTTTCGATCATCGCAAATGGTCCAAAAATAGATACAATTCTGAATCGATTTGGAATTGATCCTGTGAATGACTTAGTTGTCTTTGTTTCTTCTGCCAATGCTGCAAACCATGTCCAAGGAACATTACGTGGTTTTTATTCGTTTAGGTATTGGGGTTTCGATCATAAAAATTTGGCATTCTTAAATGGCACACTACCACGACTTGTCAATACTGATGGAAATTTTGTTCCATTTCGTTCAACAACAGACACTCCTCCTAATCTAAGCAACCGTTACACTGTGAAAAGTCTGCGGGTAGACAATACAATTTTAATGTTGCCAGTCGAAGATGTGATTAAAGCGGTAAAAGATCCAAACAATGTAAACATTTCAGGACTAACCTCCAGTGTTTTTATCTCTGACGCAAGATCTTCCTCTGGTAGCAGCAATGAATATAATGGCGTTGTCAGGAGCACAACTTCCGAAGTATCAGGTAAGTATGTTGGTTTCGAAGGTCGTATCAAAGGTGCTAAGGATGTACCTTGGACAGGTCTCCTTGATTCCGAACATCGATTTAAACCCAAATCGGATCTAAAAGCATATTATGATGTTCGTGGTTACCAATCAGGTCAAACTGCAATCCAACTTTGTAGAACAAATAACCGTTCTCAGGTGACAGGCTTTTCCTACATTGCCATCCTTGGATACCCTTCCACTTATTATGATGGAAGTTGGATCGAATGGGGTAGTTTGACCGGGGGAGGACCTGCACCAAAACTTCCTTCTGATTCTCCATTTAGAACGGATGTTCCTGAGTTGTCGGAAGTGATTACATATAATGTGGCGGGAGATGTGGATCCATATCTTCCTACAAACTTGAATTCGTTTGCGACTACGTCTCGAAAAATCATCGAAGAAGATAAAGCTTACAAACGTTAA
- a CDS encoding sulfurtransferase: MKIQKTYGISLFVISMFWALWLQLIAGPRKDSFGPIPKTWFLSSEETLRLPEFKTIDTRSFTSRIQEKLPNVIVLGWEDISQKESPFRGKLQKDELIRKKLLSLGMTKDDLIIVLGDGKNGWGEEGRIVWSLREVGYPNVYWYQGSFESYKKMIETRKQNKVTIDQKNKFYILSKKESVVKTDISKEEITKQLKTNTYQILDTRESREYTGATPYGEFRGGHIPGAKSFYYQNVFDDQGNIKSKEEVEKILTQMGIIKTKPIIAYCTGGVRSAFVVGILRSYGYQAYNYSGSMWEWSYDKELPLEK; this comes from the coding sequence GTGAAAATCCAAAAAACATACGGCATTTCCTTGTTTGTAATCTCTATGTTTTGGGCTCTTTGGTTACAACTGATCGCAGGACCCAGAAAAGATAGTTTCGGTCCAATTCCGAAAACTTGGTTCCTTTCCTCAGAAGAGACACTTAGATTACCTGAATTCAAAACCATCGATACACGTTCTTTCACATCCCGCATCCAGGAAAAACTTCCCAATGTAATTGTCCTTGGTTGGGAAGACATCTCGCAAAAGGAATCTCCTTTTCGAGGCAAATTACAAAAAGATGAGTTGATCAGGAAAAAACTTTTAAGTTTGGGAATGACAAAAGATGATCTTATCATTGTGTTAGGTGATGGTAAAAATGGTTGGGGTGAAGAGGGGAGAATCGTTTGGAGTCTACGTGAAGTTGGCTATCCAAATGTGTATTGGTACCAAGGGAGTTTTGAATCGTATAAAAAAATGATTGAAACACGAAAACAAAACAAGGTTACCATTGATCAGAAAAATAAATTCTATATTCTTTCTAAAAAGGAATCTGTTGTGAAAACAGACATCTCTAAAGAAGAAATCACCAAACAATTGAAAACGAATACCTATCAAATTTTAGATACAAGAGAATCTAGGGAATATACCGGAGCTACTCCTTATGGAGAATTTAGAGGAGGGCATATCCCTGGTGCAAAATCATTTTATTACCAAAATGTATTTGATGATCAGGGAAATATCAAATCCAAAGAAGAAGTAGAAAAAATTCTAACCCAAATGGGAATCATAAAAACAAAACCAATCATTGCTTATTGTACGGGAGGAGTTCGGTCTGCCTTTGTTGTTGGTATCTTAAGATCTTATGGTTACCAAGCATATAATTATTCTGGTTCGATGTGGGAATGGTCTTACGATAAAGAACTTCCCTTGGAAAAATAA
- a CDS encoding trans-sulfuration enzyme family protein: MFEHFETEAIRIQTKRTGEKEHSTPLFLTSSFVFDDAEHARALFAEEVTGNQYTRFSNPNTTELIEKLCALENTEDGIATASGMSAVFTSIFGLVKSGDHIVSARAIFGSTHQIFANILPRFGVTTTYVDIDKPQDWEAAIQENTKIVYIETPSNPGLDIVDLEWVSALCKKKNAILIVDNCFCSPYIQRPADFGADIVIHSATKYLDGQGRVIAGIILGKKEFIQPIRYMARNTGPALSPMNAWIISKSLETLAVRMDRHAENAFKLATFLEESADVELVRYPFLPNDPGYTIAKKQMRSGGGIVSFVIKGGVERAKKFLDALKWFSLTANLGDTRTTVTHPTTTTHSKLTEPERLAVGILPGLIRISVGLEHIDDIISEVKQALANSK, encoded by the coding sequence ATGTTTGAACATTTTGAAACCGAAGCCATCCGCATCCAAACCAAACGTACCGGGGAAAAAGAACACTCCACCCCGTTATTTTTAACATCCAGTTTTGTTTTTGATGATGCCGAACATGCAAGGGCACTTTTTGCGGAAGAGGTTACGGGAAACCAATACACTCGATTTTCTAATCCCAACACAACAGAACTCATCGAAAAATTATGCGCGCTAGAAAATACAGAAGATGGGATTGCAACTGCTTCCGGAATGTCTGCTGTTTTTACTTCTATCTTTGGGCTTGTGAAATCAGGTGATCATATTGTGTCTGCTAGAGCGATCTTTGGTTCTACTCATCAAATTTTTGCGAACATCTTACCACGGTTTGGCGTGACAACAACTTATGTTGACATTGATAAACCACAGGATTGGGAAGCCGCCATTCAGGAAAATACAAAAATAGTTTATATTGAAACACCTTCGAATCCAGGTCTTGATATTGTAGATTTGGAATGGGTGTCTGCTTTATGCAAAAAAAAGAATGCGATCCTCATCGTTGATAATTGTTTTTGTTCTCCATATATCCAACGTCCAGCAGACTTTGGTGCAGACATTGTAATCCACTCTGCAACCAAATATTTAGATGGCCAAGGGAGAGTGATTGCTGGTATAATTTTAGGGAAAAAAGAATTCATTCAACCCATTCGTTATATGGCAAGGAATACAGGTCCTGCCCTTTCACCTATGAATGCTTGGATCATCTCGAAAAGTTTAGAAACTTTAGCAGTCCGTATGGACCGTCATGCTGAGAATGCCTTTAAATTAGCAACCTTCCTAGAAGAATCAGCAGATGTAGAGTTGGTTAGGTATCCTTTTTTACCGAATGATCCTGGTTATACGATAGCAAAAAAACAAATGCGATCTGGTGGTGGAATAGTTTCGTTTGTGATCAAAGGGGGAGTGGAACGAGCAAAGAAATTTTTAGATGCTCTTAAATGGTTTTCTTTGACTGCGAACTTAGGAGATACAAGAACCACTGTAACTCACCCTACAACGACCACACATTCTAAACTCACTGAACCAGAACGATTAGCGGTTGGCATTTTACCGGGTCTGATTCGCATTTCAGTAGGTTTGGAACATATCGACGACATTATTTCGGAAGTGAAACAGGCACTGGCAAACTCGAAGTAA
- a CDS encoding multiheme c-type cytochrome, translating into MRSQFLQLTFWIYFVFQSVSCKENSFLSEHWNHPLPIQTNPDVYITESESNYNPDQCANCHMNQYKGWKTSFHAKSIGNGLLWQKAILSKDELNSCLHCHSPLPETKSEVSDTYQNKEILGSKNKHFPEGISNPSIQCASCHIRNQIWYGPPSTKQSNNQIESLGIRMPHNGYKVQMEFESSSFCKSCHESPKSGQKLNGKNLMEVYKEWEESSYSKNGIQCQNCHMPNREHTWKGIHDPEFVRGGLQPIWSLTRTLNGEIQINAELKSIAIGHKFPTYLIPKVYLRFFVTNRIGQRKLIEESIVGRLVNTNLTEEYFDTRITPGNSHVVSVRIADKEKEIKTIDWVIEVDPDEHYIRSFEESLREKSNSISETTKKLLQLSLSEKRESRYILFTSSLPVPVSLPK; encoded by the coding sequence ATGAGATCTCAATTTTTACAGCTAACATTTTGGATATATTTTGTATTTCAGAGTGTTAGTTGTAAAGAAAACTCATTTTTATCAGAACATTGGAATCATCCTCTTCCTATCCAAACAAATCCAGATGTTTACATTACGGAGAGTGAATCTAACTATAATCCGGATCAATGTGCCAACTGCCATATGAATCAGTACAAAGGCTGGAAGACGAGTTTCCATGCTAAGTCAATTGGCAATGGTCTTTTATGGCAAAAAGCAATTTTATCAAAAGATGAATTGAACAGTTGTTTACACTGCCACTCTCCCTTACCTGAAACTAAATCAGAAGTCTCTGATACCTACCAAAACAAAGAGATCTTAGGATCAAAAAACAAACATTTCCCAGAGGGAATTTCAAATCCGTCTATCCAGTGTGCGAGTTGTCATATCCGGAATCAAATTTGGTATGGACCACCTTCTACTAAACAATCAAACAATCAAATTGAATCATTAGGTATAAGAATGCCACATAACGGATACAAGGTGCAGATGGAGTTTGAATCCTCTTCATTTTGTAAATCTTGTCATGAAAGCCCAAAATCTGGGCAAAAACTAAATGGCAAAAATCTGATGGAAGTTTATAAAGAATGGGAAGAATCATCTTATTCCAAAAATGGAATTCAATGTCAAAATTGCCATATGCCAAATAGAGAACATACTTGGAAAGGCATCCATGATCCAGAGTTTGTTCGGGGCGGACTACAACCTATATGGAGTTTGACGAGAACTCTGAATGGCGAAATCCAAATCAATGCGGAACTCAAATCAATCGCAATTGGACATAAATTTCCAACTTATCTCATCCCAAAAGTTTACTTACGGTTTTTTGTTACTAACCGAATTGGACAACGTAAATTGATAGAAGAATCAATCGTGGGTAGGCTTGTCAACACGAACCTAACAGAAGAATACTTTGATACAAGGATTACACCAGGAAATTCGCATGTTGTATCAGTTCGTATTGCCGACAAAGAGAAAGAAATCAAAACAATAGATTGGGTGATTGAAGTAGATCCGGACGAACACTACATCCGCAGTTTTGAAGAAAGTCTGAGAGAAAAAAGTAATTCTATATCTGAAACGACAAAAAAGTTACTACAACTTTCTCTTTCAGAAAAAAGAGAAAGCCGTTATATATTGTTTACTTCGAGTTTGCCAGTGCCTGTTTCACTTCCGAAATAA
- a CDS encoding TIGR04282 family arsenosugar biosynthesis glycosyltransferase — MELKKLIIFAKQPRQGNVKTRLAKSIGEKKTLEVYLELLSLTNVITNKLDVTKIVYWDEIPENPNLYFGEGFQHKLQSSGDLGKKMESAFQLELRENPCKTLIIGTDCPYLSLSTFEKAYTQLENKEIVLGPAMDGGYYLLGMNELFTKIFSDIPWSTESVLSMTIQRIQENNKSYALLETLNDIDTIDDWNQWKLGV, encoded by the coding sequence ATGGAATTAAAGAAATTGATTATCTTCGCAAAACAACCACGGCAGGGGAATGTAAAAACACGATTAGCAAAATCCATTGGTGAAAAGAAAACTTTAGAAGTGTATTTGGAATTATTATCCCTTACGAATGTTATCACAAACAAATTGGATGTAACAAAAATAGTGTATTGGGATGAAATTCCTGAAAATCCAAATTTATATTTTGGCGAAGGGTTCCAACATAAATTGCAATCTTCTGGTGATTTAGGTAAAAAGATGGAATCGGCATTCCAATTGGAGTTAAGAGAAAATCCATGTAAAACTTTGATCATCGGAACCGATTGTCCATATCTTAGTTTGTCAACTTTTGAAAAGGCATATACACAATTAGAAAATAAAGAAATTGTTTTAGGACCTGCTATGGATGGTGGATATTATTTACTTGGAATGAATGAGCTTTTTACAAAAATTTTTTCTGATATCCCTTGGAGTACAGAATCTGTTTTATCAATGACGATACAGAGAATTCAGGAAAACAATAAATCCTATGCTTTGTTAGAAACTTTAAATGATATAGATACTATTGATGATTGGAATCAATGGAAACTTGGAGTTTAA
- a CDS encoding DUF4395 domain-containing protein has translation MKLGFYPDVVNENVTRIVASTVVILGVFSLLFPNLIVLGLLLLGFTLRVSYGPKFEPVAFITSKYLVPWLGISFVPSAGPPKRFAQLIGFSFSLAAILFYVNEFTLAYQITLATLVFFASLESFLGWCAGCFMFGLLMKIGVIPEEICERCNNLNFTK, from the coding sequence ATGAAACTTGGGTTTTATCCAGACGTAGTCAATGAAAATGTCACTCGGATAGTGGCATCCACAGTTGTCATTCTCGGTGTTTTTTCATTATTATTTCCAAACTTGATTGTTTTAGGTTTATTACTTTTGGGGTTTACTTTACGAGTGAGTTATGGTCCGAAATTCGAACCAGTTGCATTCATTACCTCAAAGTATTTGGTTCCTTGGCTTGGAATTTCATTTGTTCCATCTGCAGGACCTCCAAAACGTTTTGCACAACTCATTGGATTTTCTTTTAGTTTAGCAGCGATCTTGTTTTATGTAAATGAATTCACTTTGGCCTACCAAATCACTCTGGCAACACTAGTATTCTTTGCATCACTTGAATCATTTCTTGGATGGTGTGCAGGTTGTTTTATGTTTGGATTATTAATGAAAATTGGAGTGATCCCAGAAGAAATTTGCGAACGTTGCAACAATTTGAATTTTACTAAATAG
- a CDS encoding XRE family transcriptional regulator — protein MDVQKDESIGQNETDQNVDEVLTVVLGETLKRRRLELGLSMEKLSQLSTVSRGMLGLIESGKTTPSIGILWKLSKTLRIPIAEMIPDLFSQSPRFIPSNEGKIWTNSKNSIKSRVLFQEERERLNLVEWTLELGKLNQFQHLPQAHDIKIYQVLGSSKIKLKNKTYLLEVGESVFFPISELDSIENESDGPSKFLWISSKKFR, from the coding sequence ATGGATGTACAAAAAGACGAATCAATTGGACAAAACGAAACGGACCAAAATGTAGATGAAGTCCTAACCGTTGTACTTGGAGAAACACTTAAACGTAGAAGATTAGAACTGGGCTTGTCTATGGAAAAACTTTCTCAGTTATCCACAGTCAGCCGAGGAATGCTTGGCCTGATAGAATCGGGAAAAACCACACCGAGCATTGGAATTTTGTGGAAATTGTCCAAAACTTTACGCATACCAATTGCCGAAATGATCCCTGATTTATTTTCACAGTCTCCAAGATTCATTCCATCAAACGAAGGTAAAATTTGGACGAATTCAAAAAACTCAATAAAATCAAGGGTTTTATTCCAAGAAGAAAGGGAAAGATTGAACTTAGTCGAATGGACATTAGAGCTCGGAAAACTAAACCAATTCCAACATTTACCACAAGCACATGATATTAAAATATACCAAGTGTTAGGATCATCTAAGATAAAATTAAAAAATAAAACTTATCTTTTGGAAGTTGGAGAAAGTGTTTTTTTCCCAATTTCCGAACTTGATTCAATTGAAAATGAATCCGATGGGCCTTCCAAATTTTTATGGATCTCTTCAAAAAAATTTCGGTAA
- a CDS encoding ABC transporter ATP-binding protein, whose translation MNVGILAENIFKSFGEPAQVVLQDVSLSIKEGDFVALTGKSGSGKSTLLYIVSGLDFPSSGDVKLSGKSLQQMDSKELHALRNHSIGFVFQFHYLLPELTGLENITMPARKTGNHKQVEEYALHLMESFSVSHCKDKFPSQMSGGEGQRVAIARALVQKPKFLFADEPTGNLDTANGDKVMEIFKRINSEDGTTILFVTHDPDYAATAHQRIHMIDGKIAEIS comes from the coding sequence ATGAATGTTGGAATTTTGGCAGAAAATATTTTTAAATCATTTGGGGAGCCAGCTCAAGTTGTGTTACAAGATGTTTCACTTTCCATCAAAGAAGGAGATTTTGTGGCTCTCACTGGTAAGTCCGGTTCTGGAAAATCAACTCTATTGTATATCGTGAGTGGGCTTGATTTTCCTTCAAGTGGTGATGTGAAACTCAGTGGGAAATCATTACAACAAATGGACAGTAAAGAACTCCATGCCTTACGAAACCATTCGATTGGATTTGTTTTCCAATTCCATTATCTATTACCTGAGTTAACGGGCTTAGAAAATATCACAATGCCAGCTCGTAAAACAGGGAACCATAAACAAGTAGAAGAGTATGCTTTGCATCTGATGGAAAGTTTTTCTGTTTCCCATTGTAAGGATAAGTTTCCAAGTCAAATGTCTGGAGGGGAAGGGCAAAGGGTAGCCATTGCTCGTGCCCTTGTTCAAAAACCTAAGTTTTTGTTTGCTGATGAACCTACTGGTAATTTAGATACAGCTAACGGTGACAAGGTGATGGAAATCTTTAAAAGGATCAATTCGGAAGATGGAACAACAATCCTTTTTGTAACGCATGACCCTGATTATGCGGCGACTGCCCACCAAAGGATCCATATGATTGATGGAAAAATTGCTGAAATTTCATAA
- a CDS encoding glycosyltransferase family 2 protein → MKIEEGNEIICIIPARDEEKSIKQALDGLLVGSGLKKSSFLVINNASKDSTKTIVEQLGIIVLDCPAIGYGNACLVALDRIVNLKTKPKYILFCDADGSDDPKDIQSLVQTIKKTNADLVIGSRTLGVAESGSLSPIQIFGNALTCFLIRIFFQKRFTDMGPLRIIRYESLRSLNMNDRTWGWNIEMHVKTLQHQMKVIEIPVNYRKRIAGVSKISGTLSMSLRVGSKILYTFFKLLFLGK, encoded by the coding sequence ATGAAAATCGAAGAGGGGAATGAGATCATTTGTATCATTCCTGCTAGGGATGAAGAAAAAAGTATCAAGCAGGCGTTAGATGGACTTTTGGTTGGTTCTGGCCTTAAGAAATCTAGTTTTCTTGTAATAAATAATGCATCCAAGGATAGTACCAAAACCATTGTAGAACAATTAGGTATTATCGTCCTAGATTGTCCCGCAATAGGATATGGGAATGCGTGTCTTGTGGCTTTAGATCGGATTGTTAATTTAAAAACCAAACCAAAATATATTTTGTTTTGTGATGCCGATGGTTCAGATGACCCAAAAGATATACAATCTTTAGTTCAAACAATAAAAAAGACAAATGCAGATTTAGTCATTGGTTCTCGTACATTAGGTGTTGCTGAATCTGGTTCTTTATCACCCATTCAGATATTTGGAAATGCACTCACATGTTTTCTCATTCGAATTTTCTTTCAAAAAAGATTCACTGATATGGGACCTCTTAGGATCATTCGATATGAATCTCTCAGAAGTTTAAATATGAATGATAGGACTTGGGGTTGGAATATTGAAATGCATGTCAAAACATTGCAACATCAAATGAAAGTGATTGAAATACCTGTGAATTATCGAAAACGGATTGCTGGTGTTTCGAAAATATCGGGAACTCTTTCCATGTCGCTTAGAGTTGGTTCGAAAATATTGTATACATTTTTTAAATTACTTTTTTTAGGTAAGTGA
- a CDS encoding rhodanese — MKLKKYLLFANIFIALLSCKGQPEYAFLPQSLKFDLTPFLFRNYTPLELATLSNSDYNQNESGLITGTKLSRYLSNWNTSKPSYVFGNLIVFQIQTSGASGRYVFFDGKQSFAYPVTNLNELLSETRDDGVLATDGIVGKGKKISDFFAIYGIDPAIDYVVFAGDSSNLANLSSATFAYYSLLYWGFPKERLAVLNGSIADLTTANTLFTTPSYTYANSNRAGSIKTLFRDHTSLHLTIGDLIHSIKNGTSNLEEVDPLPVEGYFLIDGRPNAAYSGTTNSTASGSKYSNCTTKTNASFVSNTCVTTYEGRVKSASNLIPTDLYDGTSFQFRSFTQLSTVLNNTGYPNQKLIYLYGEEGIRTSVVWFALHQILGKPTRFYEAGWKQYGALGLRSPSSGSSPSAITQPASYWRTDTSQLADAITSNADANVPNYQLDLSRQFIKSSNKIRTEDKSFLRGSTSSAGSGGGGGPTGGGGNACGG, encoded by the coding sequence ATGAAGCTCAAAAAATATTTATTATTCGCCAACATTTTTATCGCATTACTCAGTTGCAAAGGCCAACCAGAGTATGCTTTTTTACCTCAAAGCCTAAAGTTTGATCTAACTCCATTTTTATTTAGAAATTATACTCCCTTAGAATTAGCAACGTTATCGAATTCAGATTATAATCAAAATGAAAGTGGACTCATCACTGGCACAAAACTCTCAAGGTATTTGTCGAATTGGAACACAAGTAAACCTAGTTATGTTTTTGGAAATTTGATTGTATTCCAAATCCAAACATCAGGTGCTAGTGGGAGGTATGTATTTTTTGACGGTAAACAATCTTTTGCATATCCTGTCACCAATCTGAACGAATTGTTATCAGAAACAAGGGATGATGGTGTTTTAGCAACAGATGGCATTGTTGGAAAAGGTAAAAAGATTTCTGATTTTTTTGCGATTTACGGTATTGATCCTGCAATCGACTACGTTGTGTTTGCGGGAGACTCATCAAACTTAGCAAATCTATCATCAGCTACATTTGCTTATTATTCCTTACTCTATTGGGGTTTCCCAAAGGAAAGGCTTGCCGTTTTAAATGGTTCGATTGCAGATCTAACAACGGCAAACACTCTGTTTACAACTCCTTCCTACACTTATGCCAACAGCAATCGTGCAGGTTCCATAAAAACTTTATTTCGTGACCATACTTCCTTGCACCTAACAATTGGTGACTTGATCCATTCGATAAAAAATGGTACGAGCAATTTAGAAGAAGTCGACCCACTTCCCGTTGAGGGGTATTTTCTCATTGATGGAAGACCGAATGCTGCATATTCAGGAACAACAAACTCTACCGCTTCTGGTTCTAAGTATTCGAATTGTACTACTAAAACCAATGCCAGTTTTGTATCAAATACCTGTGTCACAACGTATGAAGGAAGAGTCAAATCGGCTTCGAATCTAATTCCGACAGATCTTTATGATGGAACTAGTTTCCAATTCAGATCATTTACACAACTCTCGACAGTTTTAAATAACACTGGTTATCCTAACCAAAAATTGATTTATTTATATGGAGAAGAAGGTATTCGGACTTCAGTTGTTTGGTTTGCACTACACCAAATCCTTGGAAAACCTACAAGATTCTATGAAGCAGGTTGGAAACAATATGGTGCTTTAGGTTTAAGGTCACCCTCCTCCGGTTCAAGCCCAAGCGCTATCACACAACCTGCTTCCTATTGGCGGACTGATACCTCACAATTGGCTGATGCCATTACCTCCAATGCAGATGCAAATGTTCCCAATTACCAACTCGATTTATCTAGGCAGTTTATCAAATCTTCCAATAAGATTAGGACTGAAGATAAATCTTTTTTAAGGGGAAGTACTTCCAGCGCTGGTTCCGGCGGTGGCGGCGGACCAACAGGGGGTGGAGGAAATGCTTGTGGTGGATGA
- a CDS encoding multiheme c-type cytochrome, which produces MKRKLSISLILVLTIFIGYYLYHKQRPVPIEDVFPGKIWAKPIETLSDVKGVGAPTAKNCGTCHVEIYEEWKLSTHANALSDIQFQSELAKPTSPKWICLNCHIPIQNQRETIITGLRGGDYFEPIQIPNPQFQKDMQEEAITCATCHVRMDHDSNESYVIGATGGTSPPHPIKINREFLQNRCNDCHNEMYTLNQSLVCSFQTGTELQSTQSKDTCVTCHLPEVSRSFVKPSLHRPIRKSHKHGFIGGGVPKQFSLYKEQIRLGYKSGLVLSDIKQDKNKMEIRFLNKNANHHVTTGDPERFYSLNIKGFDISGKTIYNSEVKIGQEWEWYPEAKKTIDNRISSGGEYIWKLDLTSVSETIVTFQIQAIHVRLKGITSDYMSKTADQVPYPYRDKVKQIKQFYPHSSIVLETIYEPKRNLRRDTPLKELFKRNENRRGE; this is translated from the coding sequence TTGAAACGTAAACTTTCGATCTCTCTTATATTGGTTTTAACGATTTTCATTGGTTATTATCTATATCATAAACAAAGACCTGTTCCAATCGAAGATGTTTTCCCTGGGAAAATTTGGGCAAAACCAATCGAAACACTTTCCGATGTAAAAGGAGTTGGGGCACCTACTGCTAAAAATTGTGGAACTTGTCATGTTGAAATTTATGAAGAATGGAAGTTATCAACACACGCGAATGCACTCAGTGATATTCAATTCCAATCGGAATTGGCAAAACCAACATCTCCTAAATGGATTTGCCTGAATTGCCATATCCCAATCCAAAACCAAAGGGAAACGATTATCACAGGCTTAAGAGGGGGGGATTATTTTGAACCAATTCAAATTCCGAATCCTCAGTTCCAGAAAGATATGCAGGAGGAAGCTATTACTTGTGCAACTTGCCATGTTAGGATGGATCATGATTCAAATGAAAGTTATGTGATCGGTGCAACGGGAGGGACGTCACCCCCACATCCAATTAAAATCAATCGTGAATTTCTACAAAATCGATGTAATGATTGTCACAATGAAATGTATACTCTCAACCAGTCTTTGGTTTGTTCCTTCCAAACAGGTACAGAACTACAATCTACTCAATCGAAAGATACTTGTGTGACATGCCATCTTCCGGAGGTTAGTCGATCTTTTGTTAAACCTTCGTTACACCGCCCAATACGAAAATCGCATAAACATGGATTTATTGGGGGAGGAGTTCCAAAACAATTTTCTTTGTACAAAGAACAAATACGTTTGGGATATAAATCTGGTTTGGTTCTTTCAGATATCAAACAAGATAAAAATAAGATGGAAATTCGATTTTTAAATAAAAATGCGAACCATCACGTCACAACTGGAGATCCAGAAAGATTCTATTCATTGAATATAAAAGGTTTCGATATATCTGGCAAAACTATTTACAATTCAGAAGTTAAAATTGGGCAAGAATGGGAATGGTACCCAGAAGCAAAAAAAACAATAGACAATCGTATCTCATCAGGTGGTGAATACATTTGGAAATTAGATCTAACGAGTGTAAGTGAAACTATCGTTACCTTTCAGATACAAGCAATCCATGTTCGATTGAAAGGTATAACATCTGATTATATGAGCAAAACAGCAGATCAGGTTCCATATCCTTATCGGGATAAAGTAAAGCAGATCAAACAATTTTATCCTCACAGTTCTATTGTATTGGAAACTATCTATGAACCTAAACGGAATCTGAGAAGAGATACTCCCCTTAAGGAATTATTCAAACGTAATGAAAATCGAAGAGGGGAATGA